One genomic window of Scylla paramamosain isolate STU-SP2022 chromosome 20, ASM3559412v1, whole genome shotgun sequence includes the following:
- the LOC135110471 gene encoding uncharacterized protein LOC135110471: MTVLPVALGVSLLLASCSAGIIYGGHGGGGHVGGVSTRVVVSGGHGGGGGGGGGGYGGGGFGGGFIGGGGGGGYGGGFGGGFGGGLGGGFGGGYGGGYGGGGLGGGRIGGVTRVVHVSGGYGGGGIGGGFIGGHGGGGGGGGGGGGGYYGYGK; encoded by the coding sequence aCAGTCCTCCCAGTCGCCCTCGGCGTCAGCCTCCTGCTGGCCTCCTGCAGCGCCGGCATCATCTACGGCGGGCACGGCGGCGGCGGACATGTCGGCGGAGTCTCCACCAGGGTGGTTGTGTCTGGCGGAcacggaggcggcggcggcggcggcggcggcggctacgGTGGTGGCGGATTCGGTGGTGGATTCattggcggcggtggcggcggcggctacGGAGGTGGATTCGGTGGTGGATTCGGTGGTGGACTCGGCGGCGGATTCGGCGGCGGCTATGGCGGCGGCTATGGCGGCGGCGGTCTTGGTGGAGGACGCATTGGTGGAGTCACGAGGGTGGTTCACGTCTCTGGAGGctacggcggcggcggcattgGCGGTGGCTTCATCGGCGgccacggcggcggcggcggcggcggcggcggcggcggaggaggataTTACGGCTACGGCAAATAA